The following are from one region of the Corylus avellana chromosome ca1, CavTom2PMs-1.0 genome:
- the LOC132173078 gene encoding F-box protein At3g07870-like: MSTYLPEEIVLNILTLLPPKTLLRFRCVCRSWRTTLIGNPDFFTQNILNQSILRFSDRPSPLLLDEADNGGSNDYFKKDFYFLSDQTLECQSQIILKGRPLFRFTLVASCNGLLCLSDDILHIIYLWNPATSNTPRCLPLNPRHPRRQIGMLLIPSDLQQDTVGFGFDRRSNDFKVLTISHVRRRIGYNTCYFNHPVHFQPEVYSLSTGTWRLLDLRVPFEQTQLRRLQPFLNFPTTAADGIFFWWAVVNRRSHNHKDNEKIVAFDFNHELFRTTPLPDGADSTYYSYFDCTVLNGSLTIMGFRSSGLVIWVLFEFGVKESWTKLMNLRLSIENPGRPLGLSKNRELIIQNAKGQLILYNLFTHTEKELVSTHRNSPPLPVFPLQAFP; this comes from the coding sequence ATGTCAACCTATCTGCCTGAAGAAATTGTGCTAAATATTCTCACCCTCCTGCCCCCAAAAACCCTACTCCGATTCAGGTGCGTTTGCCGAAGCTGGCGTACTACTCTCATCGGAAATCCTGATTTCTTTACCCAAAACATCCTTAACCAATCCATTCTCCGATTCTCCGATCGTCCTTCTCCTCTCCTTCTCGACGAAGCCGACAATGGAGGATCAAACGATTATTTCAAGAAGGATTTTTACTTCCTCTCTGACCAGACCCTGGAGTGCCAATCTCAAATTATTCTCAAGGGAAGACCTCTCTTTCGATTTACGCTTGTGGCGTCCTGTAATGGTTTACTCTGTCTTTCCGACGACATTCTCCACATAATCTATCTGTGGAACCCCGCCACGTCAAACACTCCCAGGTGTCTCCCGCTCAACCCGCGCCACCCGCGCCGGCAGATTGGTATGTTACTGATTCCCTCTGACTTACAGCAGGACACCGTCGGATTCGGTTTCGACCGGAGATCCAACGACTTCAAGGTGCTGACGATTAGTCATGTTCGTAGACGTATTGGCTACAACACTTGTTACTTCAACCATCCAGTTCACTTCCAACCGGAAGTATATAGCCTGAGCACCGGGACGTGGAGACTGCTTGACCTACGCGTGCCGTTTGAGCAAACTCAACTCCGGCGGCTTCAGCCCTTTCTAAACTTTCCCACCACTGCGGCGGATGGGATTTTTTTCTGGTGGGCGGTGGTAAATCGTCGCTCTCATAATCATAAAGATAATGAGAAAATTGTTGCCTTCGACTTCAATCACGAGTTGTTCCGAACAACGCCGCTCCCGGACGGTGCAGATTCCACATATTACTCCTACTTTGATTGTACGGTGCTAAATGGGTCTCTCACCATTATGGGTTTCCGAAGCAGTGGATTGGTgatatgggttttgtttgaatttggtGTGAAGGAGTCGTGGACTAAACTCATGAATCTTCGGCTCTCAATAGAAAATCCAGGAAGGCCATTGGGTTTGTCGAAAAACAGAGAGTTGATTATACAGAATGCGAAGGGGCAGCTGATTTTGTACAATCTTTTTACCCACACAGAGAAGGAACTTGTTTCAACTCATCGGAACAGCCCACCATTACCGGTTTTTCCTTTACAAGCTTTTCCCTAA
- the LOC132173086 gene encoding F-box/kelch-repeat protein At3g06240-like: MSTYFPEEIVLNILTLLPPKTLLRFRCVSRSWCTLIGNPDFFTQNILNRSILRFSDRPSPLLLAQANGGSYGYFKKDFYFLSDQTLECQSQIILNGGILFFRFTLVASCNGLLCLSDYTLNTIYLWNPATSDTPKSLPLHPRRQVGLQRDTVGFGFDRRSNDFKVLTISHVRSCRNTCFFFNHPVHFQPEVFSLSTGTWRLLDLRVPFEQTHLRRHFQPFLNFPTTAADGIFFWWEVADRSSYNHKYKEKIVSFDFNHELFRTTPLPDGADFRYYSCVNFTVLNGSVTIMGFPFEMMTSRSSSGLVIWVLFEFGVKESWTKLMNLRLSIENPGRPLGLWKNRELIIQNAKGQLILYDLLTHSKKEVVSTHRNSLPLPVFPLQALPFRCSNSMRRGRIELE, encoded by the coding sequence ATGTCAACCTATTTTCCTGAAGAAATTGTGCTGAATATTCTCACCCTCCTGCCTCCAAAAACCCTACTCCGATTCAGGTGCGTTAGCCGAAGCTGGTGTACTCTCATCGGAAATCCTGATTTCTTTACCCAAAACATCCTTAACCGATCCATTCTCCGATTCTCCGATCGTCCTTCTCCTCTCCTTCTCGCCCAAGCCAATGGAGGATCATACGGTTATTTCAAGAAGGATTTTTACTTCCTCTCTGACCAGACCCTGGAGTGCCAATCTCAAATTATTCTCAATGGAGGAATACTTTTCTTTCGATTTACGCTTGTGGCGTCCTGTAATGGTTTACTCTGTCTTTCCGACTACACTCTCAACACAATCTATCTGTGGAACCCCGCTACGTCAGACACTCCCAAGTCTCTCCCGCTCCACCCGCGCCGGCAGGTTGGGTTACAGCGAGACACCGTCGGATTCGGTTTCGACCGGAGATCCAACGACTTCAAGGTGCTGACGATTAGTCATGTTCGTAGCTGTCGCAACACTTGTTTCTTCTTCAATCATCCAGTTCACTTCCAACCGGAAGTATTTAGCCTGAGCACCGGGACGTGGAGACTGCTTGACCTACGCGTGCCGTTTGAGCAAACTCACCTCCGGCGGCACTTTCAGCCATTTCTAAACTTTCCCACCACTGCGGCGGATGGGATTTTTTTCTGGTGGGAGGTGGCGGATCGAAGCTCTTATAATCATAAATATAAGGAGAAAATTGTTTCCTTCGACTTCAACCACGAGTTGTTCCGAACAACGCCACTCCCGGACGGTGCAGATTTCAGATATTACTCCTGCGTTAATTTCACGGTGCTAAATGGGTCCGTCACCATTATGGGTTTCCCGTTTGAGATGATGACAAGCAGAAGCAGCAGCGGATTGGTgatatgggttttgtttgaatttggtGTGAAGGAGTCGTGGACTAAACTCATGAATCTTCGGCTTTCAATAGAAAATCCGGGAAGGCCATTGGGTTTGTGGAAAAACAGAGAGTTGATTATACAGAATGCGAAGGGGCAGCTGATTTTGTACGATCTTTTAACCCACTCAAAGAAGGAAGTTGTTTCAACTCATCGGAACAGCCTACCATTACCGGTTTTTCCTTTACAAGCTTTGCCCTTCAGGTGTTCGAACTCTATGAGGCGGGGAAGGATTGAGTTGGAGTGA
- the LOC132173095 gene encoding F-box/kelch-repeat protein At3g06240-like, with amino-acid sequence MSTYLPEEIVLNILTLLPPKTLLRFRCVCRTWRTLIGNPDFFTQNTLNQSILRFSDRPSPLLLTETNEGSSFKRHFYFLSDQTLECQSQIILKGGLFFEVTLVASCKGLLCLSDYTLNKIYLWNPATSDTPKSIPRQRHPPNPFLQVGMFLDTVGFGFDWRSNDFKVLKISHVSSYDSAPCHYNHPFHFQPEVYSTPCHFNHPIHFQPEVYSLSTGTWRLLDLRVPFEEIHGSILNFPFLNFPTTAADGIFFWWEVVDRHSHNPKTEKIVAFDFNHELFRTTPLPDGAHSTYYSCYHFTVLNGSLTIMGFPFEEKRSRSSGLVIWVLFEFGVKESWTKLMNLPLLIENPERPLGLWKNRALIIQNAKGQLILYNLFTHTKKEVVSTCRNTLPLPDFPLQGFPYTCSNSMRRGRIELECKILDLY; translated from the coding sequence ATGTCAACCTATCTGCCTGAAGAAATTGTGCTGAATATTCTCACCCTCCTGCCCCCAAAAACCCTACTCCGATTCAGGTGCGTTTGCCGAACCTGGCGTACTCTCATCGGAAATCCTGATTTCTTTACCCAAAACACCCTCAACCAATCCATTCTCCGATTCTCAGATCGTCCTTCTCCTCTCCTTCTCACCGAAACCAATGAAGGATCATCTTTCAAAAGGCATTTTTACTTCCTCTCTGACCAGACCCTGGAGTGCCAATCTCAAATTATTCTCAAGGGAGGCCTTTTTTTTGAAGTTACGCTTGTGGCGTCCTGTAAAGGTTTACTCTGTCTTTCCGATTACACTCTCAACAAAATCTATCTGTGGAACCCCGCCACGTCAGACACTCCCAAGTCTATCCCGCGCCAGCGTCACCCGCCCAACCCTTTCCTGCAGGTTGGTATGTTTCTGGACACCGTCGGATTCGGTTTCGACTGGAGATCCAACGACTTCAAGGTGCTGAAGATTAGTCATGTTAGTAGCTATGACTCCGCCCCTTGTCACTACAATCACCCATTTCACTTCCAACCGGAAGTATATAGCACCCCTTGTCACTTCAATCACCCAATCCACTTCCAACCAGAAGTATATAGCCTGAGCACCGGGACGTGGAGACTGCTTGACTTACGAGTGCCGTTTGAGGAAATTCACGGGTCAATTCTAAACTTTCCGTTTCTAAACTTTCCGACCACTGCTGCAGATGGGATTTTTTTCTGGTGGGAGGTGGTGGATCGACACTCTCATAATCCTAAAACTGAGAAAATTGTTGCTTTCGACTTCAACCACGAGTTGTTCCGAACAACGCCGCTCCCAGACGGCGCACATTCCACATATTACTCCTGCTACCATTTTACGGTGCTAAATGGGTCCCTCACCATTATGGGTTTCCCGTTtgaggagaagagaagcagaagcagTGGATTGGTgatatgggttttgtttgaatttggtGTGAAGGAGTCGTGGACTAAACTCATGAATCTTCCACTCTTGATAGAAAATCCGGAAAGGCCATTGGGTTTGTGGAAAAACAGAGCATTGATTATACAGAATGCGAAGGGGCAGCTGATTTTGTACAATCTTTTTACCCACACAAAGAAGGAAGTTGTTTCAACTTGTCGGAACACCCTACCATTACCGGATTTTCCCTTGCAAGGTTTTCCCTACACGTGTTCGAACTCGATGAGGCGGGGAAGGATTGAGTTGGAGTGTAAAATTTTAGATCtttattaa
- the LOC132173103 gene encoding F-box/kelch-repeat protein At3g06240-like — translation MSTYLPEEIVLNILTLLPPKTLLRFRCVCRTWRTLIGNPDFFTQNTLNQSILRLSDRPSPLLLTEANEGSNDSFKRHFYFLSDQTLECQSQIILKGSLFFEVTLVASCNGLLCLCDYTLNKIYLWNPATSDTPRSIPRQRHPPNPFLQVGMLLGTVGFGFDRRSNDFKVLKISHVSSYDSAPCHFNQPVHFQPEVYDYIPCHFNHPFHFQPEVYSSPCHFNHPVYFQPEVYSLSTGTWRLLDLRVPFEQTHELFLNFPILNFPTTAADEIFFWWEVVDRHSHNLINEKIVAFDFNHELFRTTPLPDGAHSTYYSCYHFTVLNGFLTIMGLGFPFEEMRSRSSGLVIWVLFEFGVKESWTKLMNLQLFIENPGRPLGLWKNRELIIQNAKGQLILYNLFTHTKKEVASTHRNTLPLPDFPLQGFPYTCSNSVRRGRIELECNI, via the coding sequence ATGTCAACCTATCTGCCTGAAGAAATTGTGCTGAATATTCTCACCCTCCTGCCCCCAAAAACCCTACTCCGATTCAGGTGCGTTTGCCGAACCTGGCGTACTCTCATCGGAAATCCTGATTTCTTTACACAAAACACCCTCAACCAATCCATTCTCCGACTCTCCGATCGTCCTTCTCCTCTCCTTCTCACCGAAGCCAATGAAGGATCAAACGATTCTTTCAAAAGGCATTTTTACTTCCTCTCTGACCAGACCCTGGAGTGCCAATCTCAAATTATTCTCAAGGGAAGCCTTTTTTTTGAAGTTACGCTTGTGGCGTCCTGTAATGGTTTACTCTGTCTTTGCGACTACACTCTCAACAAAATCTATCTGTGGAACCCCGCCACGTCAGACACTCCCAGGTCTATCCCGCGCCAGCGTCACCCGCCCAACCCTTTCCTGCAGGTTGGTATGTTGCTGGGCACCGTCGGATTCGGTTTCGACCGGAGATCCAACGACTTCAAGGTGCTGAAGATTAGTCATGTTAGTAGCTATGACTCCGCCCCTTGTCACTTCAATCAACCAGTTCACTTCCAACCGGAAGTATATGACTACATCCCTTGTCACTTCAATCACCCATTTCACTTCCAACCGGAAGTATATAGCAGCCCTTGTCACTTCAATCACCCAGTTTACTTCCAACCAGAAGTATATAGCCTGAGCACCGGGACGTGGAGACTGCTTGACCTACGAGTGCCGTTTGAGCAAACTCACGAGTTATTTCTAAACTTTCCGATTCTAAACTTTCCGACCACTGCGGCGGATGAGATTTTTTTCTGGTGGGAGGTGGTGGATCGACACTCTCATAATCTTATAAATGAGAAAATTGTTGCTTTCGACTTCAATCACGAGTTGTTCCGAACAACGCCGCTCCCGGACGGCGCACATTCCACATATTACTCCTGCTACCATTTTACGGTGCTAAATGGGTTCCTCACCATTATGGGTTTGGGTTTCCCGTTTGAGGAGATGAGAAGCAGAAGCAGTGGATTGGTgatatgggttttgtttgaatttggtGTGAAGGAGTCGTGGACTAAACTCATGAATCTTCAACTCTTCATAGAAAATCCGGGAAGGCCATTGGGTTTGTGGAAAAACAGAGAGTTGATTATACAGAATGCGAAGGGGCAGCTGATTTTGTACAATCTTTTTACTCACACAAAGAAGGAAGTTGCTTCAACTCATCGGAACACCCTACCATTACCGGATTTTCCCTTGCAAGGTTTTCCCTACACGTGTTCGAACTCGGTGAGGCGGGGAAGGATTGAGTTGGAGTGTAATATTTGA